The window gaaagaagaaaaaagaaacaaggaaAAAGGGCTTTAGTTCCAGTCATGTTTACAGCTCCATTCTCCTGTACTATCTCTTTTGAAATGTAATTCAACTTTGGAAAGGACAATCCGGGTTTGAGATGGGAATTCCATCATTGCTCATGCTCTAGACGAGACGACGAGTACCGGAACACGGCTGCGTGCGTGCGGACCGTACCAGGCGGAGATGTATCACTTCGGCAGCTCTAACAGCCTCCAGCCCAAcaatattttcctctcacactgttccagcaccagcttccagccaacaatattttttctcacaccactccagctccagcccagcgaaTAGAGTGTATGTTTGTCTCGCTGCAAGGGAGCAGGCCCACCAACCAATACTCACTCAGCCGGGCCCGGATCCAGCTCCCTCTCTACAAATTGCAAGTGGAAATGCAAATGCGCCCTGCATCCTGGCTAATCATCTCCCTCTCTGTAATTTCCTAGGTTATTTATGCGCCCCGACGAAAAGTCACCTGTACTAGTATCATTCATGTCTCTGCAAACCACTAGTGCGCCTCCTTTTCGACCAGCAGACTAGCGGAGGCAGAGCTAGCAGCCACCACTTCACCTTCACTGCATCAACATTCAAAACCCCATGTTTGCATAGCAGAGGCAGTCGACAAGCAGCTTCCACGAATCCTTGGGTTGGGTACTGAAAGGTGAAAAAACACAATCTCCAAATACACTCAAGCATCCTGATTCAGCTCGACCACAATCTGATACCAGCACAAGAAAGAAAGGATACAGCGTCCCAGAAGCTACAAGTAGGtggtcagaaaaaaaaaacaaaaaaaaactctcatggtgttggattggagTAACTGTGTGTGTATCAGCCTATCAGGTACAAAGAGGAAAGAGAATTTGATATGCCTCAAGCTACCATACAATGGCAAACAATATTCTTCTTCGATTTCCATCGCAGATCTCGATTCCTCGGTAAAATATACAAATCGGAGGGATACAACCAATATCATGAGCTTGACAAAAATAGACCCAGAAAAGCCCTAGCAGGGTGATATATAACAACTCCAAGGCAGGAACACGAGGCCTGTTGCTTCTTACAGGCATCGAACAGGTTCCTAGCTGGCAAGGTGGCTGGGAGAGCTTTTGAACATCGTGTGCCACATGTAAGCCCTGGAGAGGACCATCTCAAGCTCGTGGTGTGCCCAGGTCCTTGTGGGAAGGTGCTGAAGGAACATCACCATTTCCTGAAAATCCAGTTTCTGCAGCTTGTCCGACCACTGATGGGGGAGATGGTTTCAAACTATCAGGAACTCGAAATGCTATCGGTGTAATAAAAACACATTAACATATTGCAAACAGGACTTACAGTTAACAGAAAACTAGCCGAGATGTACACGAGAAAATCTGGCAGATAATCTCCTTCAGCAAGATATGTATCCCACAGGCGTGTGACAAGATGAAAAGGTATCTACAGGGATATGAGACAGGTTGGCAACTCTTTTACGTGTACATGAAATATATAATCAAGTCATCTAGTGTAACAGGGCAAACCTCCCGTATCAGAAGGCAGTTGAACCAACGGAAGGCAAATTGAAGAAACTCTAGTCCTTGTTCTTCAATATGCTTGGATACAGGTTCTGCATATAACCCAAAAATATGAGGTAAAGAACAAGTGTTTTTCCAGTATAAGGGGAAAAAGTCCTACTAAATTACAAGCAAATCATGTTCATAAACAATAAATGGCTAGACACTTTCAAATTGATGGTTCTACAAGTATATAAACTATTTATCTACACAGAAGGGTCCTAGAAATCCTTAATGCCACCACAATTATTATATATGGGAGTTCAAGAATGGATAAACAATTACTAGAAAGTGGAACAAGAAGTGGCAATACATGAGAATCAGTGGAACATTACCATCTATACGACGAACTAGTTCTTTCAATCTAAAAACAAGACGCTGAATTCCTGGTTGTGCAAATGTGTAATGATCCTGCATTCCATCAAGAAACTTCGAGAGACACCAATAGCAGTCTGCTTCTATGTTAGAAATGTCCTGTCCTGAAAGATTGTCCATAGACCAACTGTCCATGTTGCCCTCTAGGTGCTCAGATAAGAACACGACCAAGAACGGTGTGACAAGGTCATTTATTCCTTGGACGTAGCCGCTTGCTGGGTGACGAATAGCCCTGAAATCCCCACATCAGAACAATGGAGAAAGCAAATAAATACAACCCCAGTCATATTAAATACAAATAACAACGCCAAAGGTCAAAATATTAGTAAAAGTCATGTTTGCACCAACAGAACAGGTCTGCGTGCGGATGATAATTTGGCTACAAGAACCatgttacttcaaaaaaaaaaacttcaaattaaaaaaaatacatatgtgTTAAGAGAAAGTGCACTGAATATGGGAGATGTACTAGCACAGGGACCAAAAATATGAAAGTACAAAAGATGGAGAAGTCACTGATCCTGAGAGAATCGGTCTACATCTGGGTGAGGTGAGACTGAATCTATTTAAAAGGAAACAAACAACCAGGCTAGTGCAAGAGGAAGGAAAGCGTTAAGCATTAAGATGTCAAGATAAAGCAGACTCAATCCATGCAAACAAACTAAAGGAATTAATACAAGAGCAAGTTCAGTGCAAAATACATCCACTTAACCAAGTTTTCCCACATAAGAAATTGTCTTGCAACGTATAAAGAATAACTTTGCAAATTAGTATTATCCACAATGGAAACAAGCATATTTGCATACAGCAGGCTGACATCAGGAGGAAAATAGTGAATCAAAATTGGAAAAGAGACATATTTTTCAGTTAATGAACCCACCACCACAACCCAAAGCGAAAGAAAACAAGCCACCCAAGCTCACACCTTACCATGTATATAAAATGCGCTCGAGAGATTTCTGAATTTGAGGATTCTGAAAAAAGGTAACATCAGGTACAGTTCTTGGGCAATCAACTGCAACCTGCAGGCCAACAGGTGACCGTAAGATGATTGATTTTGAGAAAATAGGGTGAGGGGATGAGTCAATAAATTATAAGCCCAAAATGTTACCTGGCGAAGCATAGTAATTTCTTCATCCGCGCGTTCACTATCCTGGATATCATAGTATTGAGAAACACATTCCACATACTCTAGTCTTTTTCTTGTTAGAACACCTTCTCGTCTATCTTTATTAGGTGGTGCATAACCCTGCAGCAAGCTATATTAAATTCAAAAATTGGGAAACAATATTCAAAACAAGTTCTGCGATCTTCACAGTAAGCATCTCTACTCACCAAAAGAAGCCTCCATACATTAGGTCGCATATATGGCGGCACACCACTCCAAGATAATTCACGCAAATTGTCTACATAATGGAGGACAGATTGCAGATGTCAACTGAATTCTACATTATCTTGAAGAACCAAAATATATTAAAAGATAAAGTATTTTTAAAAGGAAAAAAGCTCAAAAAGGTTTACATTTATATGCAAGAGTTCTTGATTTATGATTTATCAGCTCTGACCCGAGATAGAAAATAATATTTACTAATAAAAACAATGTATAGATGGCCACATCACGACTTCATGGTTTATGGGTATAAGAAGAATCAGATACTATGAAATGCTAGTTTTCCTTGTATTACAAGTAAGTTTATATCATCAACAAAAGCAAAGCTTAATTGATAAACTGAAGCGAAAAACATAGCTTCCATAAAATACAAGGAATAACAACTCATCAGATTATCACTGTACAGAAATTTTAATATTTTTGATGTTTGCCCTCCTGACCAAAACAATGCAAAAGCATCCGAATAGAAAATTAGAGATGATCAGCCATGCCTAATATAAGAATGTTACTGTAATGTTTACTTCTGAGATCAAACTACCTCATGCAAAATTGATGATGAATTCAAAATAATATACTACAAAGAATAGTCTGCATACCTAATATAACAGCTGGCCTAGAGAGTTCCTTTGTGAATTTATCAATTCTTGCAGAATCTGTAGCTCTAGCCCCAGAAACTAGCCCTTGGGCATCTGGTAATGAATTTGAGCTACTTGTTGACAGAATATTTGATTTCTTTGCACTTGCACTGTCAAATGAGTTTCCAGGTGCCTGGCCTTCTCCCTGCACAATGCCAACTCCATCAGTTACAATACATCTTCTTTACATGTCAAAAGCAATCAAAGTAATATCACATTACCTCCTGAGAACCTCCCTTGTGCTCATCTTCATCATGCTCACTCTCAAATCTTGGAGAATAATCAGGAGGGGAAAGAGGCTCAGATCGCCGAGTTAGCAAAACCTTTCCGGGAAAGCTGCGTCCTTTAAGCATGCTGACAAAGAGTTTGGACAATAACAGCCATAGATCATTTTAAGGTTATATACAAGCAGATAGGGTACACGATGTCTAGAAACAGTAATATATATGTTTAATCAAAACATCCCTATGGCACCTTGATGGAAGAAACAAAGATTGCGAGTATACAGGTTGTAAAAGTGCCATTTCGTTATTTCTGAATAACAGAGTTAACAAATTCTAATGTCCATGGTGTTTTGATGTATAGATAACAAAGAAACAGATCATGAACATTTCAGCGGAATATGCAGCCTAGAAACGGCACTAGTGTACTGACACTAAGCAAAGCTACAGCCGTCCCATTTGGACACAATCAGATCGAAGATCGCGCGAGGGAGGAAAGATCGGCTTACCCTTGCACGTTGCGGAGAGTCTGGTTGAAGCGCCACTCCGTGTTGTTGGGGCtcccgccggcaccgccgccgactcctCCACCGCTGCCGCTCATCGCCGCCGGTCCGCGCTGCCTGGCTCCGGCAACCGAGCTCACGCCCAGGCGCAGGGAATTGGACGCCTCAGCTCGTTTGCGCACGCCCTTCACGCCCGCCCGCAAAGCATCGCCGAGACCCGCGGCGTTGCTGCCCGTGCGCGCCTGCCGCCTGGCTGCCCCGCTGTCCGCTCGATCCTGCTGCTCAGACTATCTCCAACAAACGGAGCCCGCGCGAAAGGAAAGGGTCACGGACCCAAACAGTCGCTTCTCAAACAGCCGACGCAAACGCCGCCCGCTCCTCCCCGCGTCGCCCGAGGTCCccacgccgcgccggcggctccCTGACGCGGatccgcctcgccggccgcggcccgTCCTAGCCGCGCCGGCTGCTCCCTGACGTTGatccgcctcgccggccgcgccccgTCGCAGAtccacctcgccgtcgtcgacTCGTCGTCCGCGGCCCGTCGCGGATCCGCCTTGCCGGTCTAGTTGTGGAGGAGCAGAAGGAATTGGGGATCCTTGGGAATGCAACTGAAAGCGCCTTGCCTGGAATCCTCACATCGCAGCAACGAAAGCGTACTTCCTGCTTTACGCTTCTCTCGTTCGTAATCGTAGTGTGGACGTGTGGTTAGCTTTGGGGCCTACATGCAGAATTTTGTTATCTTGGATCATGGAGTATTTGGATAACGATCTACTCTCCTAGTTCTAAACTATAGTAGCTACATTTATATTTATCCTAAATTAATATTTTAAACTTTGATATGTAAATGATGCTAACAAGTTCATATTTAACTTTctctatttaaaataaattatttttagaaTGATTGTTGGTCAAAGATAAAAATGTTTGATTTAGGAAGTTAGGATTAGGAAGTGGAGTATCAATTAAGAGGCTTCAAGTATGGAAGATTAGGAAAGAAAGTCTATAAAAGGATTCTTGCTAAATTGTACTACCCCTTGTAGAGCTAATAACCCTCACCTCAGTTCAAAACGAAAAAAATTGAATTATCAATAATTGTACCCCCTGCAATCTTGCAGCAGGCTTCAAATCCTTGCTCACAACTCACAAGGCGATGCCATGAACCCATCAAAATTTGCAGTTAAAGATGGGACCATTTCAGGCATGGCCTAACCGTGAATGACCCCATCGGAAAGCTGTATCCCCGGAACACGGGGTACCAGTTCATCCAGCTTCCCGCCCGATGAACAAGAGGTAACTATCAGCATGCATCTTAACAGATTTGCAATTCCCAATCATCCCGTTGAACAAAGGTACTCTATTTATCCTTTAGCTCCAAGTACATAAGGCAATAAGGTGGAATTCATTTCTCTTCAGATCCGGAAACAAACCAACAAGAGAACAAGCTCCGAACATTGAGCTGTTTGGTTGCAACAcccttttctttccctttttcatCTAAGGGTGGCTACAACAAGATACCATATGATGCCCTTTATTCCTTGTATACATAGTTTATGTGGAAAAAAAATTGGTTTTCTGTATTGCTAACATAGAAGGCTTATGCTTTAGGATGATACTCTGATCGATGCCTTGAGATAGATAATAATGTTTATGCAATTCTACTTTGCATCCCTTGATAGAAAACTGTGTGACTGGATGTCCCGGACGTTGGAGAGTTCATCCACCGTGTCTCCCCGCTCAAACACAGCTGCTGCACCCATCCCAGATCCTGCATGCACCACAGTGCACCATGGTTAAATTGAGTTTACTCATTACACATTCTCTGCCTTTGTACTTATCCAAATATGAGTATCTAACGACGAGCATGATGGAGATAATAGTTCTAACCGATGCACATGGTTACAACACCAAATCGGCAGTCTCTTCCTCGGCGCTTCATTTCGTTCAGAAGAGTAGCCACACACCGCGCACCTGAATAACAAAATGGAATTACCAGCTTAGATGACTTCGCTCAGATGATCTGGTAACAGGTATTAATGTCAGTCCATTTCCTGACAATCTCGCATACAAGTAGTTGTTAGGTTACCTGTTGCACCCAGAGGGTGTCCAAGGGCAATCGCACCTCCATTCACATTTACTTTGGAACGGTCTAGTCCCAGCTTATTGCAACAATAGACAAATTGAGAGGCAAATGCCTGCAAGCGGATAATTCGGTAATCAGATATTGTTAATAGATGAGAGAAAATGTGTTGATTATGAGAGATAGACAGACCTCATTCAGTTCAAAGAGATCAATGTCTTCAATCTGAAGGCCAGCAGACTTCACTGCAGCAGGAATGGCAACAGCAGGACCAACACCCATAACAGCTGGGTCCACTCCAACAGCAGCAAAGCTCCTAATAGATTATGTCAAGAAACATTTTAGTGTAACTATGAATTGAGGAAAAATAGGTCAAAACAATGATGATAAACACAATTTGAACTAATGAAGAtgttgtatgtatgtatatatggaAGGGCGCATGAGGTACCTGAAAACACCAAGAATAGGAAGTCCTTTCTTCAGAGCTACAGATCTCTTCATTAGGAGAACAGCTCCAGCACCATCACTCACTTGACTAGAATTGCCTACACAGTTTGAATCATTTATCAGATGTTGTTTCAGCAGCGAGTGAAAAAACTCTGGATGCAAAGGAGGGTGTTAACGAAAATTGTTCTCTTCTGCAATACCTGCAGTTGTAGTCCCATCCTTTTTGAAAACTGGTTTAAGCTTCCCCAATCCAGATGCTGTGGTGCCTGGCCTAATTCCATCATCAACAGATATCACAACTTTCTTCTCCTCTCCAGTTTTAGGATCAACGATCTGCACAATATGGAAAGCGTCAGCGAACACTTACAATAATGATCATTAAAAGAGTTTCTGTTTTTCTAGATAACTAGACTGAAACATTGGTCCGACAACAAGCATATTAGTTACTGCTAAGTTAAGACAGTTAAAAACACTAGATTAACTGTTGCTAGTGTCTACTTGAAAGGATCTGTCACGGGCTAGGGATGGATGGGAGTTTGTGGAAGGAACTTGACGAAGATTGTATTCAAATGAGGTAGGAGGCTGTGGCCCtggacctcgccggcgcgcagGAGCAATGGTTGAAGCTCACCGTGCACCAGGAAGGCAGGCGCCCTAGCCAAGTATCAGATACAATCTTAGATGCAAAAGAAATCACAGGTCAAGGCTTATATGCGCCAAGCCTAAAGACAGACTCCCGAAACAACTAACCGACTCAATCTTATCCAATCTAAACCGACTAGGACTCTTTAAACTGACTTGTTGCGCCTCCTATAGTGGAGTCCGACCATGACAGGATCTGAGGGCTAGGAAACGAAATTTCAATGCCTCTTACCTTTGTTGGCACAGGGACGATCTCATCCTTAAATTTTCCAGAAGCCGTGGCTGCAGCAGCTCTTCTATGAGACTCGGCCTGATAAAACGTGAAGCTTTAATTACCATATTAATCGAAACAAAGAAATTATTAAATTGAAACAGTTTGTTCCTAGGGAACTCACAGCAGCCTGATCTTGCTCTTGCCTGGTGACACCATATCGATGAGCAACATTTTCAGAAGTAATTCCCATGGGCAGAAGACAATCCTGTGCTTTCTGGAATGCACTTATCTGTAGAGAAAAATGTGTTATAGAAATAACAATAACATCTATATCAATATACAATGTGATTACTAATCCTTACTTTTGGGTTTACTTGTCCTTCCCAAGCAATGGAATTTATCGACATGGATTCCAAACCAGCACCAATCCCTGTTTGGAGGGGGGGAAAGCAGtcatactcagcactgaaacaAAATAACAGCAGCAAAGCTAGCGTGTATATTCAGCATACTGCAATTACCTATGTCATAGAAACCAGCCTTTATAGCGGCGGCGACATCAGCTACTGCCTGTAACCCAGATGAGCATTGTCGGTTGACAGTTCTCACAGGAACAGTTTCTACAACAACAAAATGGGATAGTGAAAATTTTGCCCAGAAGGTAGAATCCTCTTCTTCATACAAGGGTGCCATGGTTGCAAACATAGGGGTTTACCAGGGAATCCAGCATAGAAAGCAGCCATTCTGCACTCATTTGCTCGCTGCGAACCTGGACCTAGCACCGTCCCAACCACAATGTCACCAATGTCACCTGGATTGATTTTAGTGTTGTCCAGAACAGCCTACAGGTGGGAAACAAAAGTAACAGAACATGGACAATGAGCACGTCAAACTTTTGTTTAAGCACAGTTAATCAAATGTAATGAAAACTCTTACGTTTAAGCACGGCCAACAAGTTCCCGTTGTAGCAAAAACAAGCAGAGAAGTAAGATAACAAAATCAAACCTTGAGAACAACAGTAAGGAGGTCCTCTGGGTACGTGTCCTTGAAACCCCCTCGCTTGGCCTTGCATATCGGCGTCCGGTATGCACTGCAGTGAGACAGGACACAAGGAAGAGGCATCCGTCAATGGATACACATATGCAGCATAATGATTGATACTTAAAGGGCCAAAGCAGCTATCCTTGGGTTGCTAAGTTTTCTTTTTCGAACATTTTGATTAATTGAGCTCGTCTGTCTCTGCATAGCGGTATCCTTATCTGTACTTATTCCTGTGAATTAGCTGACTAGACTACGCATTCTCGTTGGTAAATAGCAGGACATGGTTAGTGGGCTGAATTGCTGAGGTGAGTTCTCCTCATGACTAACTGAGGTTAATCGACGCGATCCGATGGGGCGCAATTTCAGTTTCTAACTTCCCATCAGTCAGCACGTCGAAGAGTTGTTGTCCTAAACAAGGCAATACTGAAATAGGAGTACTCCCTAAGAAAGAGGGGGGGAGGAGAGAAGAAACAAAAACTGTAGGAAGAAGGCTTACGCGACGACGACAACATCATCTCCGAAGGAGGAGGTCCTCTGGTACGCGGCGCTGTccccggccgcgcacgccgaCGCCTGAACAGCGAACACCCGCCAAATCAGTCAGCCAAACCAAACGAAAAGCAAGCAGCAGATGAGGGAAGGAGCTCACCTCCAGCTGCGGccgcgaggacgaggaggaggggaCGAGGTGGGCGAGGAGGACCCGCTGCCGGTCGATCGCCTTCTCCATGGCTGGCTGGCTCGCTCGCTTGCGTTGGGGTTGTCGTCCAAGGGGAAGGAGGCGGAGGGGAGGTGGGAGGTTGCGGAGGAGAATTGAATTGCTGGTTGCTCGCTGTTGCTCTGTTATTATGGCGCGGCGCCGGCACGTAGCGGCAGGAAAAAGCAGgcggcaagcaagcaagcaagcgaccGGTGTTTATCCGGCGTACGGCATGGGCATGGGCATCGGCATCGGCATGGCACGGATTGGGATCAGGAAATCAGGATCGCACCGGGCCATGCCGACCAGAACATACTTGCGTTGCCACCTCTAGAAGCTTTTGCTTGCACGTTTAAGTTGAAATATTTCTagcccttgtttttttttttgtttct is drawn from Panicum virgatum strain AP13 chromosome 1N, P.virgatum_v5, whole genome shotgun sequence and contains these coding sequences:
- the LOC120657620 gene encoding GTPase-activating protein gyp1-like, whose translation is MSGSGGGVGGGAGGSPNNTEWRFNQTLRNVQGMLKGRSFPGKVLLTRRSEPLSPPDYSPRFESEHDEDEHKGGSQEGEGQAPGNSFDSASAKKSNILSTSSSNSLPDAQGLVSGARATDSARIDKFTKELSRPAVILDNLRELSWSGVPPYMRPNVWRLLLGYAPPNKDRREGVLTRKRLEYVECVSQYYDIQDSERADEEITMLRQVAVDCPRTVPDVTFFQNPQIQKSLERILYTWAIRHPASGYVQGINDLVTPFLVVFLSEHLEGNMDSWSMDNLSGQDISNIEADCYWCLSKFLDGMQDHYTFAQPGIQRLVFRLKELVRRIDEPVSKHIEEQGLEFLQFAFRWFNCLLIREIPFHLVTRLWDTYLAEGDYLPDFLVYISASFLLTWSDKLQKLDFQEMVMFLQHLPTRTWAHHELEMVLSRAYMWHTMFKSSPSHLAS
- the LOC120657619 gene encoding 3-ketoacyl-CoA thiolase 2, peroxisomal-like; amino-acid sequence: MEKAIDRQRVLLAHLVPSSSSSRPQLEASACAAGDSAAYQRTSSFGDDVVVVAAYRTPICKAKRGGFKDTYPEDLLTVVLKAVLDNTKINPGDIGDIVVGTVLGPGSQRANECRMAAFYAGFPETVPVRTVNRQCSSGLQAVADVAAAIKAGFYDIGIGAGLESMSINSIAWEGQVNPKISAFQKAQDCLLPMGITSENVAHRYGVTRQEQDQAAAESHRRAAAATASGKFKDEIVPVPTKIVDPKTGEEKKVVISVDDGIRPGTTASGLGKLKPVFKKDGTTTAGNSSQVSDGAGAVLLMKRSVALKKGLPILGVFRSFAAVGVDPAVMGVGPAVAIPAAVKSAGLQIEDIDLFELNEAFASQFVYCCNKLGLDRSKVNVNGGAIALGHPLGATGARCVATLLNEMKRRGRDCRFGVVTMCIGSGMGAAAVFERGDTVDELSNVRDIQSHSFLSRDAK